The Gossypium hirsutum isolate 1008001.06 chromosome A13, Gossypium_hirsutum_v2.1, whole genome shotgun sequence nucleotide sequence tctcactcgactcgattcaagaaaatttcaaatcaaattatgatgataaaatatgattcgtcaactcgattaactcgaaatttttttattcgattcgatcgaacgctcaccctaTTCATAATTATTtctcaaatccatgaatttgttaGAAGCTTGATTAGTAATGAATTTGAAAtccttaaaatatttttggatttgataaatccatatttttatacttttttaataaaCCTTATATTGAATCTCAATTTGTTTGTCCACTTTACTCTTACCATTTACATAATAATTGAAATCCAAATTTTCAAATCCAAATCTACAAATGGAGTATTTATGAATTTCCTttgtctttaaaaaaaattcaagaaaaagtaataattttttgaatgagaattcaaataaaaaatattacccgtatgtttaactttttttaattagataaatctcaaaactatacataaactttgtttaatatataattttatacataaattttgattttgtgtaattttatatgaaatttttatgtgatccagttctcacaaattattaacacaattattgatctaagatcattttatgtttatatactatataaacaaataattatatttattcaatataaaaataatttgatgtatttatttttttaaatagatataattaaattaaaattaaagtttattatgtataatttcacattgaataaaaaattatatataattttaagatttgtcttttttaatttaatatgtatttattgaTAGGTTAGACGTgtgacattattaaaaaaaactaatggtTTTAAATTTATGGAGTAGAATGTTTGATGGATCCTAAGTTTTTCTACCAATTTAGAcagaaaaaaaaagcttaaaaataGTCTTAAAGTCATTGTTTTCATAATTCAATAGGATCATACTGTCAAACTAATTTGACTGAAAATTGATTCAGAATAATGGGTTATATCAGTTGACCAATAAACTAATTGAATTAATGAGTTGAAtcgattaaactaattttctttattttttaaaatatttttaaaatttaataatttatttaattgaatcatggaaaaagtttttcattttaatacatttaGGGAAGTTGGAGTAAATCTAAGGATCCGTTTGTTTACTAGAAAAACATTTTTCGGaaattattttcctaattttccaGTGTTTGTTTGCTTGAAAGTAACTTACATTTGTAGTTTTCTAGTGTTTGTTTGCTTGAAAATAACTTACATTTATAAAACGTTTTCAAAAATACTGGAAAATGAGAAGggattttagggaaaatgtcttatagatttttaatcagtaagacattttccggaaaatctTCCTCCACTCTCACCATATCCTATTAATACATACTTCATTTGGTTAAATTATACATTTGAATGAAAATTGTATTATTTGTAAAgttctttctctcctttttaCAATGTCAATTGAGTGAAAATAATTGTTACAAGATAAAAGATTCTGATTTTTCTAGCACGAAATTGCTTATATTATTtggtaattaatttcaaatttcgaTTGTAGTTTTTGTCTAGAAAATTATTAAACTAGAAAAATCAATTGGCATTGTAAAAAGGAGAGAAAGAAATAAACAGACATAATTTAGTCAGATGAATAATTTAGTcggatgaagtatgtattaacagatatacttaaaatctagtttacccataaataaatcattgcaatatatgtaaaaacaattaaaaatataaatttattaatatatataataataaactcagataaacaataaaaatataataaattcttaaatatatatttgtttaatttaaaacagcttttatgaaatatttttcaggaaatctaccaaacaacagaaaatattttacacagattcatccaaacaccagaaaagtaaatcattttcagaaaagtaaatcattttccagaaattattttccggaaaatattttactggcaaacaaacggagcctaacTTAAAATAGCTGAAAAAAAGTCGGCCTAGGATGCGCTTTTCACCATGACCATGACTAAGAACCATGCTTCTTCCTTATTCGAAAACCTGGGTTGAAGCTGTGAGATGTAGGTGTGAGAATTCGATTGAGTCGAgtcaaatcgagtaaaaaaattttgagttagtcgagttaacgaatcctattttagcaaccgaactcaatttgaatttttttcgaatcggatcgaatcgagtcaaaaaatttcgagtcaagtcgagtcaagttaacgaatcttattatttatactcaatgttgcgtttaTATGAACCGATTATATAACTAATAAacaaagtataaaattatttaactacataaacaatataattgttctgccttttaacttaatgagtaaacaattatcaaaacaatatagtttttccttttaatttaatggttttaacttttaactttaaaaaaaggtaaacatttatcaaaatggcgtagttttgccttttcttatccagattttcggataactcgaattgtataatttatattcaagttaaaccgaaaaacttaattttttatttgagttgatctaaataacttgattaactcaaataactcaaactatttaatttaaaatttaaaaattatcaaatttttaaaatcaaatcaaattttgctCACCCTTAATTGGATTGAAAGCGTGGAGTAATAATAGGACAAAGGCTTAATCATCCCAACCACTTTAATGCCCTGCTTGATTACAAGTCTACGCTACATGGACTCTGCAATCTCAATAGATTTACATCCatttataaaaatactaattattgcttctttaatctcaaaatacatttatttttaaatgattatattaaatcataaattttgtagaagttaaaaaaaaaagaaaaaaaagaaggtagAATAAAGCAAAAACCCATCGTTATTGCAATAAAAATACATTATACGTACGTCCAATATGGTTTCAAAACATAAGTAGCATGCAGTTTTTACAACATATACTCAGGGATTGCCTAGCAAATTTTATGGCTTCCAAGGAGAGTATTTCAACGTAAGGAAGGTTGAAAATTAAGGGCTAGTATAATTGATGATCTTTTGACGGTATGATCGTCATTTCTTTTCCGATGATTGAGCTGGAATCACATCGAAAACCGATCGATCATCGACACCAGCATCCTTCATAGCGCATGAAATATCCTCTTGCTTGATCTTTCTCACCTCTTTTAGCTTATATAAAATGAAATCAGCAGCCCTATAGAAGAAACAAACAATTAACAACATTGTATATATTATTGAAGTGATTTTAGAGTAAAAAACTCATAGCAATTTTACCCATGAACTTTGCCTTTCTCAAGATTATCAGCAGCTTCAAAGTCTTTCTTGTCAATAATGTTACTTGCAATAACCCACTTCACTAATTTCTTTGCTTCAATATCTGTGTAAACCTCAGCAACGTAGAGAAATAGTTGGCCTAAACAGGAAGTTCCGGTGAATATCCAAAGTACGCCAAACATTCGACCGAATTCACTCGAGAAACTCTCATCTCCGAACCCTACGGTTGTCATGGTGGTACAAGCACAATACACTGCATCTTCGATTTCCATTCCTTCGACGTTAACCAGAACGGAGACCCCGATGACAAAATGCACCGCCATAGCGATCAATGATATTATACACTTGGTGTAGTCTATTTCTATGCTTTCAATCTCGTTAAGGGCTTCCATCGGACCCATTTTCCTAGCTGTGTGAAGGGCATTAATCAGCACCTTTTGTTGCTTGAAAACCAAGTATTTAGCAGCTAGTTTCACTACTATTCCAAACAGAAGCATCCCTACGGTGATGAAACCAGTGCAAACCACTTGTGAAAGGAAATCGTGAGGGACAAGGTCTCCATAACCAACAGTGGTCATTGTCACCACAGACATATACAGAGAATCAATGAAATCATTAGTTTTTTTCCCTCTGATGTGGTTTCTTAATGCCAAAAAGCTTAAAGTTCCAGCACCTATATAGATAACATAGTACAGTCCGAGCCACTTAAGGTCCGGAAGATTGGTCCGAGGATCACAATTTGTAGCTACTGAAGTGGCTTTGCAACTCTGAAAGGTGGTTTTCTTGGGGCCATTTTTATCATTTGTTAAGTTTGGGGAATCTGTAGCAGCCATTGGCAACTTGGTCTGCTTTGCAGCATTGGCAGCCATTGCAATGATTGAGTTGAAGTGACCCAACATTAAGACAACCTGCTAGAAGAATTACAATGTAAAATTTCATAGTTatattatctttatatatattcaaataacaTTAGAGAGCTAAAAAAAACAAAGTGATCAAACAATGATACAGAATATTAGAAACTTACCGATTTCGAGGAGATTACAACAATTCAAGAAAGAAAAAGCTTAAAATCTGGTATTATGCTAAGATTCTTTACCTGAGATACCAAATTTGCAATTCAATATAAAATGGTTGTAAGTAGAAGGGAGTTGGGTTCCAACCACATTGGAAAGTTCCTGGAAAGATCCCAAGTTGATGTCGTTTTGTGATGCAAAGATATTAATTTGCACCTTGGAGTGAAGATGGGTTTTTTATGCTAGTGTGCTGAATTTATGGGAAATTTCGCATGAACATCCAAAATGGGAAATTTCAATAGTTAGTGACAAGTTGGATTCCCCCCCCCCCGGCCCCTTTTAGACAAAGCTGTTGTGACGACTTGATAATGACACTATCAATATTTTCGTGTCCAGTAAATGTTGTACACTTGGTTGAGTGTGTGTCAAGTCTATACATGTTCGTCATTTGGTGTTAATTATGTAAGAGATGACTGAAATCTGCAAGTATGTGTTTCTGCAGTTAACCATAACTATGATGATGAGAGTATGTTGGGATATTTTCGTTTCCAGGAATCATATGTTGAAAGATTTTGGACtgaaaattgagaaataaagTTGATTCTGAATCACAGTTGTTTTGAATTGTTGTGCTATTGCAGGTAACTGAAAAATGGCCAGTCATCTGAATTTGAGCATGAAAGGCTTGCCATCAAAGTTACGAacttgtatatatacatatacatctaAGTTACTAACATTTTGACTAAAACtttctcaaaaaaatttctaaacccaagttttctattttactttatggattctATTACCCTTCCCCTTggcttaattattaattattattatttattaaattatagagtaaatattttaatattaaagtaatttatacttttaaatttaaaattttattacctctattttttaaatttaaaaattcagatCCAATTGTTAACACGACATCATTAATTTctattgttaaatttgttggtgtaaaattttgaaattaaaaaaaaaaatccacttTATAACCATGTAACAAAAACAATGGCATTCTAATtgacttaaatttaacaaataattttattagtgTTAACAACTCTTAAAAGTTATATTAACATtttgatcaaaataaaatatttgggctAATCAATGAGATTGTAAAAAATTAAGatactaaattatataaaaaattaaaagtataaaaattaaatcttaaatgcAAATGCATCACACTCACagggatcaaaattgaaatttgaagaTTTCGTatataatgcaaaaaaaaaagtgttaacGAGTGATTTATATACAGTTATATAGATTACGGGCTATAATAGCATTAATCTGGAATATAATCCCCTAACGAAGACTGAGCACTATGATTTAACTTCTGACTACATGCATTACTTTGGCAAGCACTATTCACTTTACATTATTGACTGACATACCATTAATTTACTATTCGACGTTAAcactattttaattttcttaaaaaattgtaaaaacagaGTTTTGTTGAGTGCTTTTTAGCCGCATTGATATTGTTTTTCTCCTTTCTCTATTGTAACTGTTGTGACTACATCTTCTTCAAGCTCTATAGTCTTGATGGAGGATGTTGAGTACATTTTTATCCTAAGCTTTCtatattctattttaattttggtcCAAGCTAAGAGTATGCTAGCATTGGGCTTTGCTTGTAGAAACCCCACCATGTGTTGATCTAGAGCAACAAGTTTTgtatttttacccaaaaattaaatgGGATATTAAAGGTTGTATTTTTCATTATTGAATTTATCTGTCAGAACCGAAAAAAATATCtgacataaaacttaataaattataaattaagttttttcatgtcaaatcatgaaaaataaataaagaacaagAATAAATGTGGAAGCATACCTAAAttcattgattttttaaaatttttgaattttttgttttttatattccaaattagcacacaggtagacctgtccatgggtcgGGCCAGCACACCCAAAAAGTAGgagagtttggataaaaatataggcctgaaaaataGGCTTAGGTCCGGCCTCGGTGTAAGCTTTTTTTACCAGAGCCCAGCCTAGCGTGGCCtgaatatgcaaaaaaaattgttgttCTTTTTACTGTTttcttgtttttaaaaaaaaattattttgttactattttttttttgtttttttcactattttgctaccatttcacaatttgttgctactattttgttgttattatttgaatattgtataactcttgttttattattaattttgttactattttagaggaaTTTGCTTTTTAAGTTGCACaaatcttagtgttatttaagtttaaatattttttaaaaaattattttcaatttgtttggaaacatttattttaatgtgtttagTATTTTTGATTATGAATGAGATGCATAATTTTGAGAATAATTTGAGGGAGGATTGAATTACTTGTGTTCCTCTTTCAATTGGAATATATGAGAACTGATTTGGAAATTTAAATTGggaatcaaatttaaaatatataaaacaagaaTGTTTGATGTCTTTATCGTTAAATAAAAAGGTGCTTGTTTTACaccaaaataataacaataatgtgCTTGTTGGTAATTTTAGTGAGCGAAATATTAGCAACCATGatttaataatatttgaataatatTGATTCTGTTTGGAGAAAATGTTATACCATGATTTAAAGTGTTCTGTTCAAAAAATAGAAGgatttagataaaataaaaagtttgaaaAATGAGTTTAAGTAAAATTTATGTCTCGTTTTTTATATGGGCTGGACATTGAGTAAGAATTTTTGACAAAGTCCGGCCCAACtcaattattatgttttaaaataatactatatgataaataataattatatatatttatattaaatcactaatcTAATAACAATTAAACTGATTGTCcattagttaaaaaaattttacccaaccaaataatccaacccaaaaaaaaaatttaaaatttttatttaatgcaataaaatatttattatatttatttgtattttttaatataataaaatatttattatatttattttagtgtttttaatataaatacttttttaatgtgttagaaattttttattttaaccttttttattgcatttagtgtattatatatttttaaaataattttaaataaaaattaatctaaaaaattaaatatggacTAGTCAAGTCTGAGTTTACTTTTCTTAAATTAGGTCGGgcttgaaaaaaaataaactcattttttagATTAAGCCTAAGCTTGAAAATTTGGTCTAAATATCTTATGTAGGCCAGACCTATAAGCACATCTAGTTTGGAGGAAGTATCCCCtttatttgtttgctttatttttcaattttggtggcattttaaaaaagaaatactgGAAAGTAAAGAATTGGAACCACCTTACATAtgttcaatttcaaaattaaataccctttaaatttttttatgtattaatcataattttttatgtattaatcataaatcaacaaaagaatttttgcattaaaatcaatttttttagaaTGATAAGCAATTTTCAACGTATTTTATCCTGAACTTGAacatatcaaaatcattttaatttttttgcatcATTTTCTCACCAAAAACACTTATCCAAATTGTCACCAAAATTGTGAGATAAacggaaaaataataataaaggatgACACCCCTCTAAACGAGATAAATTATTGTATGGCATCTATGCCTAAGAAGAAAGTGAGTcagaatttatttttaagtataaattctattttttgataataataattctatcggtttctataagagaaagagagagatttcgtttcctattgaaagtaaggaaattattgttaattttgtgtttaattcgaAATTGTTCGAGCCCACATTTGAGGTAGtctgtggtacgagaatagtagaGAAGGTTGTTCGGTCGAAAGCTGAGAACGTTTAGCATTCATCTTGCTCAAAGCACAAGTACTATTTCGGGAAAAAAAAGTTATTGCTACAAATATCACAAACTTgttcagttttcaaaattttattttttcactatACAAGAAAACCGTTTGTGAACCGAATTTTTTCCAATAGATAGTATGGCAATGTAGCACCTCCTAAATCTCCTTTGGGCTAAGATTTAAACGCTTCCTTGAATAAACACCTCGTGAAAGAATGGATGGCCTTCAATGGTGATCCCTTTAGTCATGTTGGCATAAAACTCATACACAACCTATTTCACATAAGGCTCTACATAGTAGATTGAACCAAGCAGGCCTATATTTTGATGGATTTGATCAATTCCATGATCTCCAAAGAATCCTACATTGATGTTTTGTTCATTTATAAATTCCTTTAAGATAAACTTGGCATAACGTTTGGAGTAGCTAGGGTTCTAAAATGCCTTTTGTTATTCAGCACTATTATTTCTTCTTACATTCTTATTGCCTCTATAGCAGCAGCCTATATTTTAGGCACACTTGCCCCTTTCATTCTCTTGTTTCTTTGTGCAGTAGTGAATGAGAGATTAAGGTTCTTGGTATGAGCCTTCATAATGTTGATGAGATCCACATTGTCAAAAGGGTTCGAGTCTGAACTAGATTCAGTAGAGGACTCTAAGGAACAATCA carries:
- the LOC107895179 gene encoding two-pore potassium channel 1; this encodes MLGHFNSIIAMAANAAKQTKLPMAATDSPNLTNDKNGPKKTTFQSCKATSVATNCDPRTNLPDLKWLGLYYVIYIGAGTLSFLALRNHIRGKKTNDFIDSLYMSVVTMTTVGYGDLVPHDFLSQVVCTGFITVGMLLFGIVVKLAAKYLVFKQQKVLINALHTARKMGPMEALNEIESIEIDYTKCIISLIAMAVHFVIGVSVLVNVEGMEIEDAVYCACTTMTTVGFGDESFSSEFGRMFGVLWIFTGTSCLGQLFLYVAEVYTDIEAKKLVKWVIASNIIDKKDFEAADNLEKGKVHGAADFILYKLKEVRKIKQEDISCAMKDAGVDDRSVFDVIPAQSSEKK